The genomic region GATCCCCGTGGTCGCCTCGCACCGGTCGGGGTCGGTGTCGAGATAGGCGAACCCGCCCGGGACGGTGTTGTTCGACGGGCCCGTGCAGCCGTCGGTGTCCGACGTCTTGGTGAAGTAGACGGTCCGGACGATGTCGCCGGAGGGCAGACCGCCCCCGGTCTGCTGTTCGAACTCGCACCAGGAGAAGGTCAGGGGAAGTACCGCGGTGCCCCGGCTGGGCGAGCCCCAGCCCACGGTCGCCGTGGCCGAGACGGTGGTGGACTCGAACCCGATCACCGGAGCGAACCAGTGCTCCGTGGGGGTGCCACCGGTGACCGTGACGCTCAGCGGGTCGCTGCTCAGTTCCGGCTGCGCAGCCGTGCCCTCGGTGTCGTTGGCGGTGATGAGCGCCTGCGCGGTCGCCTGCATGTCGCCGCAGTTGCCACGGGAACAGTCCTGGGCGACCGCGATCGCGGCGGCATCGGCACCGACCTGGAGCCGGGCACGCTCGGCGTAGAGCGCCCCGACGTCGACGGCGATGGCGGCGAAGCCGAGCATCGGCACGAGCAGCAGGGCGAAGACGACGGCGGTCGCGCCGCGCTCGCCGTCCAGCCGGCGCCGAAGGGAAGGAGTCAGCCGTTGCATCGCATGACTCCCGTTCCGGTCAGCTCGACGCTCGTGCCGAAGAAGCCCGTGAGGAAGGGCATCGGGTAGGTGATGGTGAGGCGGACCTGGGTGCTGCCGGCGTCCATGGTCGGGCAGGAGGCCGGGCTGATCTCGATCTGCGCGTCGGTGACGCCGGGGTCCAGTGCCGTCGCGGCGTTGCGAACCGCCTCGCGGGCGAGCGCCGGGTCGTTCTGCAGAGCCATGAGTCGCACGCCCTCACGGGCGGCGGCCGAGAGAGTCCCCTGTACCTGGAAGGCGTGGCCGAACTCGGCGATGCCGAGGACGAGGACGATGAGCAGCGGCACGATGAAGGCGAACTCCACCGCCGTGGCGCCGCGTTCGTTGCCAAGTCGTTCCCGCATCACTGCTCACCTCCTCTCTCGTTCACCGCTGGTACGTGCAGCGGCGCAGCGGCCCACGAAGGGGCCGCTGCGCCGGATATCCGCGACCGGACGTCGGACGGGTCAGCCGGGAAGGGCGTCGGTGATCGCGGTGAAGAGGCCGTTGAGCTCGGTCCCGAGCAGGGTCACGGCGGCGATGATGACGACGGCGATCAGGCCCACCATGAGGCCGTACTCGACGGCGGTGGCGCCCTTCTCGTCGCGCTTCAGCCGGTCCTGGGCGAAGGCGACCAGGCTGACCAGGGTGGCGTACGTGTTCAGCACGTGTACTCCAGAGTGGTGTCGGCCGGCCAGTCCGGGTCGGTTGACCCGGCATTGCGGCTTCTGGGAGCGATGTCGTCCGGAACGGGACGCCGCTTGAGCCCCTGTCACCCGAAAGGGGCACTGGCGGGCTTCAGCCCAGCAGCGCGTCGCTCCAGCCGATCGCCAGCACAGCGCCCACCAGCAGGGCGGGCCCGAAGGGCAGTTCCCCTCGAAGCCCGATCCTCCGCGCTGCCAGCAGCGTCAGCGCAAGGGCGGCCTGGACGACGAATCCGGCGGCCGCACCCACCGCGAGGACAGCCCATCCCAGCCAGCCGAGGTACAGGCCGAGCAGGCCGGCGAGCTTCACGTCACCCATGCCGAGACCACCAGGTGAGATCAGTGCCAGGACGAGGAAGACAGCGAACAGGACGACCGCACCGAGCCCCGCCCTCAGCAGCGGGTCCCAGTCATGGTCGAAGGCGGCCGCCAGGAACAGGAGTCCCGCGCCGATCCCGACCGAAGGCACGATGACGCGGTTGGGCAGCAACCGGTGCTGCAGGTCGATGACGGCGAGCAGCACGCCCACCGCCGCGAGGAAGAGGAACGCCGGCAACGCCCAGGAGAGGCCGAAACGCAGCGCGACGAGCGCGAACAGCAGCGCGGTACCGCCTTCGAGGACCGGCGGCGGCACAGCGAGAGGCGTGGTCGCCGCGTCCCCGCCGGGTCGGCGCAGTCGTAGCCGAGGCGGCCATGAGAAGCGGCCAGCGGCCCCGTTCAGGAACCGGCCCACGAGGAGGCCGAGCGCCCCGGCGACGAGGGCGGTGACCGCTGTCATCTCGGCAGGCGGGTGCAGTCGGCGGACACGGCGGTCACCCTCGCACAGCTCCCGGTGCCGTCCGGGGAGGCGGCGGGGAGGTGTGGTGGGGTCAGCACGGACGAACGCACGGACGAGGGGGACCATGACGAACAGCCCGGGGCTCGCCCGCCGGCTGGGCACCACGGACGCCGTCGTCATCGGGCTCGGCTCGATGATCGGCGCGGGCGTCTTCGCCGCCTTCGGCCCGGCGGCACGGGCCGCCGGCACCGGCCTGCTGATCGGTCTGGCCCTCGCCGCCGTCGTCGCGTACTGCAACGCCACCGCGTCCGCGCAGCTGGCCGCCCAGTACCCCGAGTCCGGCGGGACCTACGTCTACGGCCGGGAACGGCTCGGCCCGTGGTGGGGGTTCCTCGCCGGGTGGGCGTTCGTCGTCGGCAAGACCGCGAGCTGTGCCGCGATGGCGCTGACCTTCGCCGCCTACACGGTCCCGCCGGACTGGCAGCGCCCGGTCGCCGTCGCCGCCGTCGCGGTCCTGGTGGCGGTCAACTACCGCGGCGTCACCCGGACCGCCGGGCTGACACGCGTCCTCGTCACCGTCGTCCTGTGCGCGCTGACGGTCGCGGTGCTCGCCGGCCTCGTCGGCGGCGGGGCCGCCGGCGGCGGGCCCCTGACCTGGACCGCCGGTGAGCAGGGCTGGTACGGCGTCCTGC from Blastococcus colisei harbors:
- a CDS encoding prepilin peptidase gives rise to the protein MTAVTALVAGALGLLVGRFLNGAAGRFSWPPRLRLRRPGGDAATTPLAVPPPVLEGGTALLFALVALRFGLSWALPAFLFLAAVGVLLAVIDLQHRLLPNRVIVPSVGIGAGLLFLAAAFDHDWDPLLRAGLGAVVLFAVFLVLALISPGGLGMGDVKLAGLLGLYLGWLGWAVLAVGAAAGFVVQAALALTLLAARRIGLRGELPFGPALLVGAVLAIGWSDALLG
- a CDS encoding TadE/TadG family type IV pilus assembly protein; this encodes MRERLGNERGATAVEFAFIVPLLIVLVLGIAEFGHAFQVQGTLSAAAREGVRLMALQNDPALAREAVRNAATALDPGVTDAQIEISPASCPTMDAGSTQVRLTITYPMPFLTGFFGTSVELTGTGVMRCNG
- a CDS encoding pilus assembly protein TadG-related protein is translated as MQRLTPSLRRRLDGERGATAVVFALLLVPMLGFAAIAVDVGALYAERARLQVGADAAAIAVAQDCSRGNCGDMQATAQALITANDTEGTAAQPELSSDPLSVTVTGGTPTEHWFAPVIGFESTTVSATATVGWGSPSRGTAVLPLTFSWCEFEQQTGGGLPSGDIVRTVYFTKTSDTDGCTGPSNNTVPGGFAYLDTDPDRCEATTGIGGQWSSKTGNSVPSTCSTTDFSEWLDQTVLLPLFDEFGESGNNAWYRVYGYAAFRLTGYHLGGQYSSSPKPCGGNDRCVTGYFTRFVELSDAWDYDPTAPELGSSVLRLIR
- a CDS encoding Flp family type IVb pilin, encoding MLNTYATLVSLVAFAQDRLKRDEKGATAVEYGLMVGLIAVVIIAAVTLLGTELNGLFTAITDALPG